Proteins from a genomic interval of Zingiber officinale cultivar Zhangliang chromosome 2A, Zo_v1.1, whole genome shotgun sequence:
- the LOC122043971 gene encoding peroxidase A2-like has product MVESFINSSIHSRKMSSSSSCINIVLVTVALLTVSGSHADRLSSSFYDESCPGLTDLVLTAVAQAQLSDPRMPASIVRLHFHDCFVDGCDGSVLLDDSEMIVSEKGATPNKNSARGFDVIDDIKSQVESVCPGVVSCADILALAAEASVFLSGGPSWDVPLGRRDGTTANKDGANKNLPTPLDTLDVLQSKFSAVGLDDIDLVALSGAHTFGRAQCKTFSSRLYNYSGTLSPDPSLDPSYLALLEENCPQGEIGTTLNNLDPTTPDAFDNNYYYNLQNGQGLLQTDQELYADTSSPLASIIDRYASDDGSLFFEHFAVSMINMGSISPLTGSDGEVRFDCRKINAG; this is encoded by the exons ATGGTCGA ATCCTTCATCAATTCATCAATTCACAGTAGGAagatgtcttcttcttcttcttgcataaATATTGTACTTGTAACAGTAGCGTTGCTCACTGTGTCCGGGTCTCATGCTGATCGGTTGAGCTCCTCCTTCTACGATGAGTCATGCCCGGGCTTGACCGACCTCGTCCTCACCGCCGTCGCGCAGGCTCAGCTGTCGGATCCCCGGATGCCGGCGAGCATCGTCAGGCTCCACTTCCACGACTGCTTTGTGGAT GGTTGCGACGGGTCGGTGCTGCTGGACGACAGCGAGATGATCGTGAGTGAGAAGGGTGCGACTCCAAACAAGAACTCGGCCCGGGGGTTCGATGTGATCGACGACATAAAGAGCcaagtggagagtgtgtgtcCTGGAGTCGTCTCGTGCGCCGACATCCTGGCTTTGGCAGCTGAAGCTTCTGTCTTCTTA TCTGGAGGTCCATCATGGGACGTTCCGCTTGGAAGGAGAGATGGCACCACTGCTAATAAGGATGGAGCAAACAAGAATCTTCCTACCCCCCTCGACACACTCGATGTCCTTCAATCCAAGTTCTCGGCGGTCGGTCTCGATGACATTGATCTCGTCGCTTTATCAG GAGCTCATACATTTGGGCGAGCACAATGCAAAACCTTCAGCAGTCGGCTCTACAACTACAGCGGCACGTTGAGCCCTGACCCGAGCTTGGATCCCTCCTACTTAGCGTTACTAGAAGAGAATTGTCCTCAAGGAGAGATCGGGACGACACTCAACAATCTTGATCCCACCACGCCTGATGCCTTCGATAACAACTACTACTACAACCTTCAGAATGGCCAAGGTCtcctccagaccgatcaggaactctaCGCTGATACCAGCTCTCCTTTAGCATCGATCATCGATCGGTATGCAAGTGACGATGGCAGCCTATTCTTCGAACACTTTGCGGTGTCCATGATCAACATGGGGAGCATTAGCCCACTGACCGGAAGTGATGGGGAGGTGAGGTTCGATTGTAGGAAGATCAATGCAGGCTAG
- the LOC122042217 gene encoding bZIP transcription factor 11-like: MASPGGTSTCSEEGGLLAVVEQRKRKRMISNRESARRSRMRKQKHLDGLTAQSKQLSTEKEQLVTSLSLTQQQCAAVEAENCVLRAQGTELSRRLQALEEILCLVGSLGGGSPANLGGNFNSTSSWGSFMCMNQPIMAAAESLFYC; encoded by the coding sequence ATGGCTTCTCCTGGTGGGACATCGACTTGCTCGGAAGAAGGCGGCCTGCTGGCCGTGGTGGAGCAGAGGAAGCGGAAGAGGATGATATCGAACCGGGAGTCCGCGAGGCGGTCGAGGATGCGGAAGCAGAAGCACTTAGACGGTCTGACGGCGCAGTCAAAGCAGCTGAGTACGGAGAAGGAGCAACTGGTGACGAGCTTGAGCCTGACGCAGCAGCAGTGCGCTGCGGTGGAGGCGGAGAACTGCGTGCTGAGAGCGCAGGGGACGGAGCTCAGCCGCAGGCTGCAGGCTCTCGAAGAGATCCTCTGCCTCGTGGGCAGCCTCGGCGGCGGCTCTCCGGCGAACTTGGGAGGAAACTTCAACTCCACCAGTTCATGGGGCAGCTTCATGTGCATGAATCAGCCGATCATGGCCGCGGCTGAAAGCCTGTTCTACTGCTGA